The nucleotide sequence TCCAGCTACTATCTGCCGGCGCTGCTCGCCGATCCCATGGCGCACGACCTCGGCATCTCCTCCAACTGGATCTTCGGCGCCTTCTCGGCCTCGCTGGTGATCTCGGCGATGCTCGGCCCGCGCATCGGGCGGCAGATCGATCTGGTCGGCGGCCGGCAGGTGCTGTCGGCGTCGAACCTGACGATGGCCGCCGGCCTCGTCCTGCTCGGCTTCTCCCACTCCGTCCCGGTGATGGCGGTTGCCTGGCTCGTCCTCGGCATCGGCATGGCGATGGGGCTCTATGACGCCGCCTTCGCCGCACTGGGCCGCATCTACGGCACCGAGGCGCGCAGGCCCATCACCGGCATCACGCTGATGGCGGGCTTTGCCTCGACCATCGGCTGGCCGCTCACGGCCTGGGGCCTGTCGCATATCGGCTGGCGAGAGACCTGCTTTGCCTGGGCGGCCGCCAATCTCCTGATCGGCCTGCCCCTCAACTTCTTCATGTTGCCAGCGATCAAGGGCGCGAAGCAGGCCGCGGCGACAGCCGAAAAGCCGCATGTGCCGCTCGACCGCACGATGGTGCTGCTCGCCTTTGTCTTCGCGGCGGTCTGGACCGTCACCGGCGCCATGGCGGTGCATTTTCCGCGCCTGCTGGAGACAATGGGCGCGACGCATGTCGAGGCGATCGCGGCCGGCGCGCTGATCGGGCCGGCGCAGGTGGCCGCGCGCATGGTCGAAGCGGGCTTTCTGAGTCGCTTCCATCCTCTGTGGTCGACGCGCCTTGCCTGCGTCACCCATCCGCTCGGCGCCGCCGTCGTCGCCGTCTTCGGTGCTCCCGCCGCAAGCGCATTCGCGCTGCTCTACGGTTCGGGCAACGGCATTTTGACGATCGCGCGCGGCACGCTGCCGTTGTCGATCTTCGGCCCGAAGGACTTTGGCTATCGCCTTGGCATCATCG is from Bradyrhizobium xenonodulans and encodes:
- a CDS encoding MFS transporter, with the protein product MSQRQLPIILALGTTQTLAWASSYYLPALLADPMAHDLGISSNWIFGAFSASLVISAMLGPRIGRQIDLVGGRQVLSASNLTMAAGLVLLGFSHSVPVMAVAWLVLGIGMAMGLYDAAFAALGRIYGTEARRPITGITLMAGFASTIGWPLTAWGLSHIGWRETCFAWAAANLLIGLPLNFFMLPAIKGAKQAAATAEKPHVPLDRTMVLLAFVFAAVWTVTGAMAVHFPRLLETMGATHVEAIAAGALIGPAQVAARMVEAGFLSRFHPLWSTRLACVTHPLGAAVVAVFGAPAASAFALLYGSGNGILTIARGTLPLSIFGPKDFGYRLGIIGAPARMAQAVAPLTFGLLIDVMGAKVLIVSSALSLAALAALFLIRAGRRPD